In Salinigranum marinum, one DNA window encodes the following:
- a CDS encoding rhodanese-like domain-containing protein encodes MTEPLSPQALRTALDTDDPLALLDVRDSLDYVEGHIPDCTFVPRRDLERRLPALVPNRATPIVLCDRRGDRAPRDARWLTELGYEDVSFLDGGVEAWSEAGFDLVEAVGHVHATALNYTSKRFGERVAAERDLPTIGPSELADLRDGADPLVIDVRNPEEYRRWGTVPDAVNVEGVDLALYAEELRDDDQPIVVNCAGRTRSIIGTATLDALGVSEVYELENGTMGWQLAGHDLADGPGRPAERAPDTERVARLRESAEALLDDAGVSRLPPADVAALPESVPPTQSVSVIDVRREAEYDAGHLPDAISVPGGQLIQTAEAHLAVRDAEIVLVSETHVRSAITAYWLAEMGFARVSVLDGGIEAWTDDGRPLVESSDASERIDADLVDERVACVGPSTLAERLEREAVTVVDVDDSEAFVDAHVPGARWTSRYDLDADLEAGRIETDDPIVLSCRDGTRSASAAAAVDAAVEGLDVAALRGGVDAWREAGFATDDGEEGMVRAPRRAERKPYGQGRAEMRQYLDWEEHLVEGSE; translated from the coding sequence ATGACCGAGCCACTGTCACCTCAGGCGCTCCGTACAGCGCTCGATACCGACGATCCCCTCGCCCTGCTGGACGTCCGCGACTCGCTCGACTACGTCGAGGGCCACATCCCCGACTGTACGTTCGTCCCCCGGCGCGACCTCGAACGCCGACTGCCCGCGCTCGTCCCGAACCGAGCGACCCCGATCGTCCTCTGTGACCGACGCGGCGACCGCGCTCCCCGGGACGCGCGGTGGCTCACGGAACTCGGCTACGAGGACGTCTCCTTTCTCGACGGCGGGGTCGAGGCGTGGTCCGAGGCGGGGTTCGATCTCGTCGAGGCGGTCGGGCACGTCCACGCGACGGCGCTCAACTACACCAGCAAGCGGTTCGGCGAACGGGTCGCGGCCGAACGGGACCTCCCCACGATCGGGCCGTCGGAGTTGGCCGACCTGCGCGACGGGGCGGACCCGCTCGTGATCGACGTGCGGAACCCCGAAGAGTACCGCCGCTGGGGGACGGTTCCGGACGCGGTCAACGTCGAGGGCGTCGACCTCGCGCTGTACGCCGAGGAACTCCGCGACGACGACCAGCCGATCGTCGTGAACTGCGCGGGCCGAACCCGGAGCATCATCGGGACCGCGACGCTCGACGCCCTCGGCGTCTCCGAGGTGTACGAACTCGAAAACGGGACGATGGGCTGGCAGTTGGCCGGTCACGACCTGGCCGACGGGCCCGGCCGGCCGGCGGAGCGAGCACCGGACACCGAGCGCGTCGCGCGCCTCCGCGAGTCGGCCGAAGCGTTGCTGGACGACGCGGGCGTCTCGCGCCTGCCACCCGCTGACGTTGCCGCCCTCCCGGAGTCGGTTCCCCCCACGCAGTCGGTGTCCGTGATCGACGTCCGCCGCGAGGCCGAGTACGACGCGGGGCACCTTCCGGACGCCATCTCCGTGCCGGGCGGCCAACTCATCCAGACGGCCGAGGCACATCTGGCGGTCCGTGACGCCGAGATCGTCCTCGTCTCGGAGACGCACGTCCGGTCGGCGATCACCGCCTACTGGCTTGCGGAGATGGGCTTCGCGCGTGTCTCCGTTCTCGACGGCGGGATCGAGGCGTGGACCGATGACGGCAGGCCCCTCGTCGAGAGCTCTGACGCCTCCGAGCGGATCGACGCGGACCTCGTCGACGAGCGCGTCGCGTGCGTCGGTCCCTCGACGCTCGCGGAGCGCCTCGAACGCGAGGCCGTGACCGTCGTCGACGTGGACGACAGCGAGGCCTTCGTCGACGCGCACGTCCCCGGGGCGCGGTGGACCTCGCGGTACGACCTCGACGCCGACCTCGAAGCCGGGCGGATCGAGACGGACGACCCGATCGTCCTGAGCTGTCGGGACGGGACGCGGTCGGCGTCCGCCGCGGCCGCGGTCGACGCCGCGGTCGAGGGGCTTGACGTCGCGGCGCTTCGGGGTGGCGTCGACGCGTGGCGCGAGGCCGGCTTCGCCACCGACGACGGCGAGGAGGGAATGGTCCGCGCGCCCCGCCGTGCCGAGCGGAAGCCGTACGGCCAGGGGCGAGCGGAGATGCGCCAGTACCTCGACTGGGAGGAGCACCTCGTCGAGGGGAGTGAGTGA
- a CDS encoding SDR family oxidoreductase, protein MDLQLADTRALVLASSQGIGHAAARALVDEGARVAISSRSESNLRTAKAEIVEATGVDDDRVVTLTCDLSDPASVGDRVETAIDRLGGLDVLVTNSAGPPKIGFAEATIDQFDEVYETVLKSVIVAIDAALPALQEGDGDGAITNLIATSAQQPEANHVLANTIRPGIYGLAKSLAHEYAEEGVRVNCVCPKKVGPVTETEKDRTTHIGRYAEEHGLSYEEARAEFIADIIPLGRYGELAEFGRAVAFVSSPAASYITGHSLNVDGGWSHSLF, encoded by the coding sequence ATGGATCTACAACTCGCCGACACGCGGGCGCTGGTGCTCGCGTCGAGCCAGGGGATCGGCCACGCCGCCGCACGGGCGCTCGTGGACGAGGGAGCCCGCGTCGCGATCAGTTCGCGGAGCGAATCGAACCTCCGGACGGCCAAAGCGGAGATCGTCGAGGCGACCGGCGTCGACGACGACCGCGTCGTGACGCTCACCTGTGACCTGTCCGATCCGGCGTCGGTCGGCGACCGGGTCGAGACGGCGATCGACCGGCTCGGTGGGCTGGACGTCCTCGTGACCAACAGCGCCGGCCCGCCGAAGATCGGGTTCGCGGAGGCGACGATCGACCAGTTCGACGAGGTGTACGAGACGGTGCTCAAGAGCGTCATCGTGGCGATCGACGCCGCGCTCCCGGCGCTACAGGAGGGCGACGGCGACGGCGCGATCACGAACCTCATCGCCACGTCGGCCCAGCAGCCGGAGGCGAACCACGTGCTGGCGAACACGATCCGGCCGGGGATCTACGGGCTCGCGAAGTCGCTCGCACACGAGTACGCCGAGGAGGGGGTCCGCGTGAACTGCGTCTGCCCGAAGAAGGTCGGTCCGGTCACGGAGACCGAGAAGGACCGGACGACGCACATCGGCCGCTACGCCGAGGAGCACGGCCTGTCGTACGAGGAGGCGCGCGCGGAGTTCATCGCCGACATCATCCCGCTCGGCCGGTACGGCGAACTAGCGGAGTTCGGTCGAGCCGTCGCGTTCGTCTCCTCGCCCGCGGCGAGTTACATCACGGGCCACAGCCTGAACGTCGACGGCGGCTGGTCACACAGCCTCTTCTGA
- a CDS encoding MFS transporter: MDSLTDRLTLARARQLLGTFDVLVFMSLLWLLVQYLRFVFPPLFETIQTEYGVSNADVGIMYSALLFAYAIMQFPSGYLSDRFSERGVLTAGAVVFAVGSLFVFLSAPFWSLLVGVGLIGLGTGTHKTVAINMLSRLYPSRTGLSVGVMDTVGQAGGALAPVTVVAVLAVAVDWRAIFLVGAVAIVASAYGFHHSAPGPSEQSETDAAEAADETHGADGTDGTDEPGGTDDTASGRAYLQLFRYYHFSAFVAVSSTFTFAWVGLTSFYPLYLSNVASFSAGTAGALYSFLFVLSVSQPLAGSLSDRFDATTIVLLTFCCIVVGLVGVLFSRTLLAFGATTVLLGLGFHGFRPVRGAYLMQIIPAAVGGGVLGLVRTVMIVLSSLAPTLLGFTADAFGLAAAFGVLVAVSSVGLVLVLSLKLVPMPPEDEIV; the protein is encoded by the coding sequence ATGGACTCACTCACGGACCGCCTCACGCTCGCCCGCGCGCGACAGTTGCTCGGGACGTTCGACGTGCTCGTGTTCATGTCGTTGCTCTGGCTCTTGGTCCAGTATCTCCGGTTCGTCTTCCCCCCGCTGTTCGAGACGATCCAGACCGAGTACGGCGTCTCGAACGCCGATGTCGGGATCATGTACTCGGCGCTCCTGTTCGCGTACGCCATCATGCAGTTCCCCTCGGGCTACCTCTCGGACCGGTTCAGCGAGCGGGGGGTGCTCACCGCGGGCGCGGTCGTCTTCGCGGTCGGATCACTGTTCGTGTTCCTCTCGGCTCCGTTCTGGTCGTTGCTCGTCGGCGTCGGACTGATCGGCCTAGGCACCGGGACCCACAAGACGGTCGCGATCAACATGCTGTCGCGGCTGTACCCCTCGCGGACGGGTCTCTCGGTCGGCGTGATGGACACGGTCGGGCAGGCCGGGGGGGCGCTCGCCCCCGTGACGGTCGTGGCCGTGCTGGCGGTCGCGGTCGACTGGCGAGCGATCTTCCTCGTCGGTGCCGTCGCCATCGTGGCGTCGGCGTACGGCTTCCACCACAGTGCTCCCGGGCCGTCGGAGCAGTCCGAGACGGACGCCGCCGAAGCCGCTGACGAGACCCACGGGGCCGACGGGACCGATGGGACCGACGAACCCGGCGGGACCGACGACACGGCGTCCGGCCGTGCGTACCTCCAGTTGTTCCGGTACTACCACTTCTCGGCGTTCGTCGCCGTCTCGTCGACGTTCACGTTCGCGTGGGTCGGGCTGACCTCCTTCTACCCGCTCTACCTGAGTAACGTCGCCTCCTTTTCGGCCGGCACCGCCGGCGCGCTGTACAGCTTCCTCTTCGTCCTCAGCGTGAGCCAGCCGCTCGCGGGGAGCCTCAGCGACCGCTTCGACGCGACGACGATCGTCCTCCTCACGTTCTGTTGCATCGTGGTGGGGCTGGTCGGCGTCCTCTTCTCGCGGACGCTCCTCGCCTTCGGTGCCACGACCGTTCTCCTCGGCCTCGGCTTCCACGGCTTCCGGCCCGTCCGCGGTGCGTACCTGATGCAGATCATCCCCGCGGCGGTCGGCGGCGGCGTGCTCGGCCTCGTCCGGACCGTCATGATCGTCCTGAGTTCGCTCGCGCCGACGCTTCTCGGCTTCACCGCCGACGCGTTCGGACTCGCCGCCGCCTTCGGCGTCCTCGTCGCGGTTTCGTCGGTGGGACTCGTCCTCGTTCTGTCGCTCAAACTCGTCCCGATGCCGCCCGAAGACGAGATCGTCTGA
- a CDS encoding isocitrate lyase/PEP mutase family protein, which translates to MSYGRRLRALLDSDGIAVAPGVHDPLSARVAEEAGFDLVAMTGNGTSLAKIGQPDVGVLTLPEMVENAKYIQQAVDIPLISDADNGFGNAINVTRTVREFAAAGVGGIHIEDQSFPKRCGFVDGKRVISKPEAVGKFRAAADVRDEHDSDLVLIARTDARGAPDGTLEEAIDRVNAYCEAGADVAFVQGAADVAELERVGEAVDAPLLYNCSGGSPIVPIDRAERLGYDVVMFPRLSTLPTITALFERFGQLRTEGMDAWRDTKAAFEDAPIESYDHFSGVPEVLAWEEEYLPEE; encoded by the coding sequence ATGAGCTACGGTCGCAGACTCAGAGCACTACTCGACAGCGACGGGATCGCCGTCGCGCCCGGCGTCCACGACCCGCTGTCGGCGCGGGTCGCAGAAGAGGCCGGCTTCGACCTCGTCGCCATGACGGGCAACGGGACGTCGCTCGCGAAGATCGGCCAGCCGGACGTCGGCGTCCTCACGCTCCCCGAGATGGTCGAGAACGCGAAGTACATCCAGCAGGCGGTGGACATCCCGCTCATCTCCGACGCCGACAACGGCTTCGGCAACGCGATCAACGTCACGCGGACCGTCAGGGAGTTCGCGGCGGCGGGCGTCGGAGGGATCCACATCGAGGATCAGTCGTTCCCGAAGCGCTGTGGGTTCGTCGACGGGAAGCGGGTGATCTCGAAGCCCGAAGCCGTCGGGAAGTTCCGCGCCGCGGCGGACGTCCGCGACGAGCACGACTCCGACCTGGTGCTCATCGCCAGGACGGACGCCCGCGGCGCACCCGACGGCACCCTCGAGGAGGCGATCGACCGGGTCAACGCCTACTGCGAGGCGGGCGCGGACGTGGCGTTCGTCCAGGGCGCGGCGGACGTCGCGGAGCTCGAACGCGTGGGCGAGGCGGTCGACGCGCCGCTGTTGTACAACTGTAGCGGCGGCTCCCCGATCGTCCCGATCGACCGCGCGGAGCGGCTCGGCTACGACGTCGTGATGTTCCCCCGGCTGTCGACGCTGCCGACGATCACGGCGCTGTTCGAGCGGTTCGGACAGCTCCGGACGGAGGGAATGGACGCGTGGCGCGACACGAAAGCGGCGTTCGAGGACGCCCCGATCGAGAGCTACGACCACTTCTCGGGCGTGCCCGAGGTGCTCGCGTGGGAGGAGGAGTACCTGCCCGAGGAGTGA
- a CDS encoding MFS transporter, whose translation MTSLRTQAVSDARTVLHDLWRGGKGWILLTVSAGWFLSIGGRYLYPSVLPFLRQTFGFDLTTAGLLLSALWFAYALGQFPGGLLGDRIGEGNILVISTAICAAAMLLVSVSVTVWMLFLATAAFGFGTALYGPHRFTIFTDIYTDRAGTAVGLTMAFGSIGNTVLPAVAAAIAGYATWRLGFGFVVPLFVVMAVGIWIVVPSRTSTAASEDGDGDDGDAAGASLSAASIRRLLSTVKRGGIPTVVVVHIALAFVSQGFLGFYPTYLIEAKGFSPQLAAVVFGLYFAAGTVVQPLTGMSKDRFGAKWTLALLAGVFFVGLVALQFGQTLPHFLLLTVLLSHRNGVGVVTNTYIADTLPTDIKGSGLGLLRTSWLLIGATSPILVGYLGDLGRLTDAFVVLAGVAGVATLLTLLIPTRSEEAV comes from the coding sequence GTGACCTCTCTTCGCACACAGGCGGTCAGTGACGCCCGGACCGTCCTCCACGACCTCTGGCGCGGGGGCAAGGGGTGGATCCTCCTCACGGTCAGTGCCGGCTGGTTCCTCTCGATCGGCGGCCGCTACCTCTACCCGTCGGTCCTGCCGTTCCTCCGGCAGACGTTCGGCTTCGACCTGACGACCGCGGGGCTGCTCCTCAGCGCGCTCTGGTTCGCCTACGCGCTCGGGCAGTTCCCGGGCGGACTCCTTGGCGATCGGATCGGCGAGGGGAACATCCTGGTCATCAGCACGGCGATCTGCGCGGCCGCGATGCTCCTCGTGTCGGTCTCGGTCACCGTCTGGATGCTCTTTCTCGCGACGGCCGCGTTCGGCTTCGGGACCGCGCTCTACGGTCCTCATCGGTTCACGATCTTCACCGACATCTACACCGACCGGGCGGGGACCGCGGTCGGGCTGACGATGGCGTTCGGGAGCATCGGCAACACGGTGCTTCCGGCCGTCGCCGCGGCCATCGCCGGCTACGCGACCTGGCGGCTGGGCTTCGGTTTCGTCGTCCCGTTGTTCGTCGTCATGGCGGTCGGCATCTGGATCGTCGTCCCCTCCCGCACCTCTACCGCCGCGTCCGAGGACGGTGACGGCGACGACGGCGACGCTGCGGGCGCGTCGCTGTCGGCGGCGTCGATCCGCCGGCTCCTCTCGACGGTCAAACGCGGCGGGATCCCGACTGTCGTCGTCGTCCACATCGCCCTCGCGTTCGTCAGCCAGGGCTTTCTCGGCTTCTACCCGACGTACCTGATCGAGGCCAAGGGCTTTTCTCCCCAACTGGCGGCCGTCGTCTTCGGCCTCTACTTCGCGGCCGGCACGGTCGTCCAGCCGCTCACCGGAATGAGCAAGGACCGCTTCGGCGCGAAGTGGACGCTCGCGCTCCTCGCCGGCGTCTTCTTCGTCGGGCTGGTCGCACTGCAGTTCGGCCAGACTCTCCCGCACTTCCTGCTGTTGACGGTCCTGTTGAGCCATCGAAACGGTGTCGGCGTCGTCACGAACACGTACATCGCGGACACGCTCCCGACGGACATCAAAGGCTCCGGCCTCGGCCTGCTCCGGACCAGCTGGCTCCTGATCGGCGCGACGAGCCCGATCCTCGTCGGCTACCTCGGCGACCTCGGCCGGCTCACGGACGCGTTCGTGGTCCTCGCGGGCGTCGCGGGCGTCGCGACGCTTCTCACCCTGCTCATCCCGACCCGGTCAGAAGAGGCTGTGTGA